One Amblyomma americanum isolate KBUSLIRL-KWMA chromosome 8, ASM5285725v1, whole genome shotgun sequence DNA window includes the following coding sequences:
- the mms4 gene encoding methyl methanesulfonate sensitivity 4 isoform X2, with protein MVLMHSSAMATGCIVLDSDDDDGPCSATARSQTSGAVAFVDLCSDADENDAHHEPREDQMMTSTEAPPRTSIDRDLACFLDNETTLKIFSEHSGGSSMSVGEVRLGSLWDSEEEELPPLSARLQLRQEPPQQSTRPQKRSSVHKISDSEDEDEFPDVGHVIGVVCSATSSLMSLDMPPPPACDADIPGSAAFTLLKKPKRARLSPEEREARRVAKEQEKQRKACVTEMGRATKPGHCMKYMTVVLDSRLLDDEASLQVICDTLGQGDICAQVQMLPVERAVCWKRTALSLTQDLISREQVEERDVLVVLPWDQFLHLVSSQRQDPSKRTRSSLSEYMMSVGGVYPEKNLTYVVYSLEKYFKKEKSRTNAEYRALVLGSQPVVRRDRPGVYDGAPLTRRDIQETLVPLQLDSGVTITTKEDPQELAEYLAKLTRALAERPHREAKQSRPLQHLTAGCLSKHDSLRRTWQAQLEQFAGVSRDVAEAIVGQYPAPRLLLQAYQACRDRALGETLLADIQVRRGAGALQSTRRVGPVISGRIYRFFVATDQDAYFD; from the exons ATGGTTTTGATGCACAGTAGCGCAATGGCGACAGGGTGTATCGTACTCGATTCGGACGATGATGACGGGCCGTGTAGTGCCACCGCACGCTCCCAAACGAGCGGTGCCGTGGCGTTCGTCGACTTGTGTAGCGATGCTGACGAAAACGACGCGCACCATGAGCCTCGAGAAGACCAGATGATGACGTCGACAGAGGCACCACCCCGAACAAG CATTGACCGTGATCTGGCGTGCTTTCTGGACAACGAGACAACTCTGAAaatttttag CGAGCACAGTGGCGGCAGCAGCATGTCTGTGGGAGAAGTCCGCCTTGGCAGTCTGTGGGACAGTGAAGAAGAGGAGCTACCTCCCCTGTCCGCCAGACTACAGCTGCGCCAGGAGCCACCGCAGCAGTCCACCAG GCCACAGAAACGCAGCTCGGTGCACAAAATTTCGGACAGTGAGGATGAGGACGAGTTCCCAGACGTCGGCCATGTTATCGGGGTGGTTTGCAGTGCGACCTCTTCACTGATGAGCTTGGATATGCCGCCCCCTCCGGCATGCGATGCAGACATTCCT GGGTCGGCAGCATTCACCCTGCTGAAGAAGCCCAAGCGTGCACGCCTCAGTCCCGAAGAGCGCGAGGCTCGTCGTGTGGCCAAGGAGCAGGAGAAGCAACGCAAGGCATGTGTCACCGAGATGGGGCGTGCCACCAAGCCAGGACACTGCATGAAG TATATGACAGTGGTGCTCGACTCCCGCCTGCTGGATGATGAGGCATCTCTGCAGGTGATCTGCGACACACTTGGTCAGGGAGACATCTGTGCGCAAGTGCAGATGCTACCCGTTGAGCGTGCTGTGTGCTGGAAGCGTACTGCACTCTCTCTCACTCAG GACCTGATCTCCAGAGAGCAGGTAGAAGAGCGGGATGTGCTGGTAGTCCTTCCCTGGGACCAGTTCCTGCACCTGGTCTCTTCCCAGAGGCAG GACCCATCGAAGAGGACGCGGTCATCCCTCAGCGAATACATGATGAGTGTTGGTGGAGTCTACCCTGAAAAGAACCTCACTTATGTTGTCTACAGTTTGGAGAAGTACTTCAA AAAGGAGAAAAGCCGGACAAATGCCGAGTATCGTGCCCTGGTGCTGGGATCACAGCCTGTGGTGCGAAGGGACAGGCCAGGTGTCTACGATGGGGCGCCTCTGACCCGCAGAGATATCCAGGAA ACACTGGTGCCTCTGCAGCTGGACTCGGGCGTGACCATCACCACCAAGGAGGACCCCCAGGAGCTGGCCGAGTACCTGGCCAAGCTCACCCGTGCCCTGGCTGAACGGCCGCACAG GGAGGCCAAGCAGAGCCGGCCCCTGCAGCACCTGACAGCTGGCTGCCTCTCCAAGCATGACAGTCTGCGGCGCACATGGCAGGCGCAGCTGGAACAATTTGCCGGCGTCAGCCGGGATGTAGCTGAGGCCATTGTGGGACAGTATCCAGCACCAAGGTTGCTGCTGCAG GCGTACCAGGCGTGCAGGGATCGTGCACTGGGTGAGACACTTCTGGCAGACATCCAG GTGCGGAGAGGAGCAGGTGCTCTGCAGTCAACACGCCGGGTGGGCCCTGTGATATCTGGGCGCATCTACCGCTTCTTTGTGGCGACAGACCAGGACGCTTACTTTGATTGA
- the mms4 gene encoding methyl methanesulfonate sensitivity 4 isoform X1, whose protein sequence is MVLMHSSAMATGCIVLDSDDDDGPCSATARSQTSGAVAFVDLCSDADENDAHHEPREDQMMTSTEAPPRTSIDRDLACFLDNETTLKIFSEHSGGSSMSVGEVRLGSLWDSEEEELPPLSARLQLRQEPPQQSTRPQKRSSVHKISDSEDEDEFPDVGHVIGVVCSATSSLMSLDMPPPPACDADIPGSAAFTLLKKPKRARLSPEEREARRVAKEQEKQRKACVTEMGRATKPGHCMKYMTVVLDSRLLDDEASLQVICDTLGQGDICAQVQMLPVERAVCWKRTALSLTQDLISREQVEERDVLVVLPWDQFLHLVSSQRQDPSKRTRSSLSEYMMSVGGVYPEKNLTYVVYSLEKYFNCFYRKEKSRTNAEYRALVLGSQPVVRRDRPGVYDGAPLTRRDIQETLVPLQLDSGVTITTKEDPQELAEYLAKLTRALAERPHREAKQSRPLQHLTAGCLSKHDSLRRTWQAQLEQFAGVSRDVAEAIVGQYPAPRLLLQAYQACRDRALGETLLADIQVRRGAGALQSTRRVGPVISGRIYRFFVATDQDAYFD, encoded by the exons ATGGTTTTGATGCACAGTAGCGCAATGGCGACAGGGTGTATCGTACTCGATTCGGACGATGATGACGGGCCGTGTAGTGCCACCGCACGCTCCCAAACGAGCGGTGCCGTGGCGTTCGTCGACTTGTGTAGCGATGCTGACGAAAACGACGCGCACCATGAGCCTCGAGAAGACCAGATGATGACGTCGACAGAGGCACCACCCCGAACAAG CATTGACCGTGATCTGGCGTGCTTTCTGGACAACGAGACAACTCTGAAaatttttag CGAGCACAGTGGCGGCAGCAGCATGTCTGTGGGAGAAGTCCGCCTTGGCAGTCTGTGGGACAGTGAAGAAGAGGAGCTACCTCCCCTGTCCGCCAGACTACAGCTGCGCCAGGAGCCACCGCAGCAGTCCACCAG GCCACAGAAACGCAGCTCGGTGCACAAAATTTCGGACAGTGAGGATGAGGACGAGTTCCCAGACGTCGGCCATGTTATCGGGGTGGTTTGCAGTGCGACCTCTTCACTGATGAGCTTGGATATGCCGCCCCCTCCGGCATGCGATGCAGACATTCCT GGGTCGGCAGCATTCACCCTGCTGAAGAAGCCCAAGCGTGCACGCCTCAGTCCCGAAGAGCGCGAGGCTCGTCGTGTGGCCAAGGAGCAGGAGAAGCAACGCAAGGCATGTGTCACCGAGATGGGGCGTGCCACCAAGCCAGGACACTGCATGAAG TATATGACAGTGGTGCTCGACTCCCGCCTGCTGGATGATGAGGCATCTCTGCAGGTGATCTGCGACACACTTGGTCAGGGAGACATCTGTGCGCAAGTGCAGATGCTACCCGTTGAGCGTGCTGTGTGCTGGAAGCGTACTGCACTCTCTCTCACTCAG GACCTGATCTCCAGAGAGCAGGTAGAAGAGCGGGATGTGCTGGTAGTCCTTCCCTGGGACCAGTTCCTGCACCTGGTCTCTTCCCAGAGGCAG GACCCATCGAAGAGGACGCGGTCATCCCTCAGCGAATACATGATGAGTGTTGGTGGAGTCTACCCTGAAAAGAACCTCACTTATGTTGTCTACAGTTTGGAGAAGTACTTCAA CTGTTTCTACAGAAAGGAGAAAAGCCGGACAAATGCCGAGTATCGTGCCCTGGTGCTGGGATCACAGCCTGTGGTGCGAAGGGACAGGCCAGGTGTCTACGATGGGGCGCCTCTGACCCGCAGAGATATCCAGGAA ACACTGGTGCCTCTGCAGCTGGACTCGGGCGTGACCATCACCACCAAGGAGGACCCCCAGGAGCTGGCCGAGTACCTGGCCAAGCTCACCCGTGCCCTGGCTGAACGGCCGCACAG GGAGGCCAAGCAGAGCCGGCCCCTGCAGCACCTGACAGCTGGCTGCCTCTCCAAGCATGACAGTCTGCGGCGCACATGGCAGGCGCAGCTGGAACAATTTGCCGGCGTCAGCCGGGATGTAGCTGAGGCCATTGTGGGACAGTATCCAGCACCAAGGTTGCTGCTGCAG GCGTACCAGGCGTGCAGGGATCGTGCACTGGGTGAGACACTTCTGGCAGACATCCAG GTGCGGAGAGGAGCAGGTGCTCTGCAGTCAACACGCCGGGTGGGCCCTGTGATATCTGGGCGCATCTACCGCTTCTTTGTGGCGACAGACCAGGACGCTTACTTTGATTGA
- the mms4 gene encoding methyl methanesulfonate sensitivity 4 isoform X3: MVLMHSSAMATGCIVLDSDDDDGPCSATARSQTSGAVAFVDLCSDADENDAHHEPREDQMMTSTEAPPRTSEHSGGSSMSVGEVRLGSLWDSEEEELPPLSARLQLRQEPPQQSTRPQKRSSVHKISDSEDEDEFPDVGHVIGVVCSATSSLMSLDMPPPPACDADIPGSAAFTLLKKPKRARLSPEEREARRVAKEQEKQRKACVTEMGRATKPGHCMKYMTVVLDSRLLDDEASLQVICDTLGQGDICAQVQMLPVERAVCWKRTALSLTQDLISREQVEERDVLVVLPWDQFLHLVSSQRQDPSKRTRSSLSEYMMSVGGVYPEKNLTYVVYSLEKYFNCFYRKEKSRTNAEYRALVLGSQPVVRRDRPGVYDGAPLTRRDIQETLVPLQLDSGVTITTKEDPQELAEYLAKLTRALAERPHREAKQSRPLQHLTAGCLSKHDSLRRTWQAQLEQFAGVSRDVAEAIVGQYPAPRLLLQAYQACRDRALGETLLADIQVRRGAGALQSTRRVGPVISGRIYRFFVATDQDAYFD, translated from the exons ATGGTTTTGATGCACAGTAGCGCAATGGCGACAGGGTGTATCGTACTCGATTCGGACGATGATGACGGGCCGTGTAGTGCCACCGCACGCTCCCAAACGAGCGGTGCCGTGGCGTTCGTCGACTTGTGTAGCGATGCTGACGAAAACGACGCGCACCATGAGCCTCGAGAAGACCAGATGATGACGTCGACAGAGGCACCACCCCGAACAAG CGAGCACAGTGGCGGCAGCAGCATGTCTGTGGGAGAAGTCCGCCTTGGCAGTCTGTGGGACAGTGAAGAAGAGGAGCTACCTCCCCTGTCCGCCAGACTACAGCTGCGCCAGGAGCCACCGCAGCAGTCCACCAG GCCACAGAAACGCAGCTCGGTGCACAAAATTTCGGACAGTGAGGATGAGGACGAGTTCCCAGACGTCGGCCATGTTATCGGGGTGGTTTGCAGTGCGACCTCTTCACTGATGAGCTTGGATATGCCGCCCCCTCCGGCATGCGATGCAGACATTCCT GGGTCGGCAGCATTCACCCTGCTGAAGAAGCCCAAGCGTGCACGCCTCAGTCCCGAAGAGCGCGAGGCTCGTCGTGTGGCCAAGGAGCAGGAGAAGCAACGCAAGGCATGTGTCACCGAGATGGGGCGTGCCACCAAGCCAGGACACTGCATGAAG TATATGACAGTGGTGCTCGACTCCCGCCTGCTGGATGATGAGGCATCTCTGCAGGTGATCTGCGACACACTTGGTCAGGGAGACATCTGTGCGCAAGTGCAGATGCTACCCGTTGAGCGTGCTGTGTGCTGGAAGCGTACTGCACTCTCTCTCACTCAG GACCTGATCTCCAGAGAGCAGGTAGAAGAGCGGGATGTGCTGGTAGTCCTTCCCTGGGACCAGTTCCTGCACCTGGTCTCTTCCCAGAGGCAG GACCCATCGAAGAGGACGCGGTCATCCCTCAGCGAATACATGATGAGTGTTGGTGGAGTCTACCCTGAAAAGAACCTCACTTATGTTGTCTACAGTTTGGAGAAGTACTTCAA CTGTTTCTACAGAAAGGAGAAAAGCCGGACAAATGCCGAGTATCGTGCCCTGGTGCTGGGATCACAGCCTGTGGTGCGAAGGGACAGGCCAGGTGTCTACGATGGGGCGCCTCTGACCCGCAGAGATATCCAGGAA ACACTGGTGCCTCTGCAGCTGGACTCGGGCGTGACCATCACCACCAAGGAGGACCCCCAGGAGCTGGCCGAGTACCTGGCCAAGCTCACCCGTGCCCTGGCTGAACGGCCGCACAG GGAGGCCAAGCAGAGCCGGCCCCTGCAGCACCTGACAGCTGGCTGCCTCTCCAAGCATGACAGTCTGCGGCGCACATGGCAGGCGCAGCTGGAACAATTTGCCGGCGTCAGCCGGGATGTAGCTGAGGCCATTGTGGGACAGTATCCAGCACCAAGGTTGCTGCTGCAG GCGTACCAGGCGTGCAGGGATCGTGCACTGGGTGAGACACTTCTGGCAGACATCCAG GTGCGGAGAGGAGCAGGTGCTCTGCAGTCAACACGCCGGGTGGGCCCTGTGATATCTGGGCGCATCTACCGCTTCTTTGTGGCGACAGACCAGGACGCTTACTTTGATTGA
- the mms4 gene encoding methyl methanesulfonate sensitivity 4 isoform X4, whose protein sequence is MVLMHSSAMATGCIVLDSDDDDGPCSATARSQTSGAVAFVDLCSDADENDAHHEPREDQMMTSTEAPPRTSEHSGGSSMSVGEVRLGSLWDSEEEELPPLSARLQLRQEPPQQSTRPQKRSSVHKISDSEDEDEFPDVGHVIGVVCSATSSLMSLDMPPPPACDADIPGSAAFTLLKKPKRARLSPEEREARRVAKEQEKQRKACVTEMGRATKPGHCMKYMTVVLDSRLLDDEASLQVICDTLGQGDICAQVQMLPVERAVCWKRTALSLTQDLISREQVEERDVLVVLPWDQFLHLVSSQRQDPSKRTRSSLSEYMMSVGGVYPEKNLTYVVYSLEKYFKKEKSRTNAEYRALVLGSQPVVRRDRPGVYDGAPLTRRDIQETLVPLQLDSGVTITTKEDPQELAEYLAKLTRALAERPHREAKQSRPLQHLTAGCLSKHDSLRRTWQAQLEQFAGVSRDVAEAIVGQYPAPRLLLQAYQACRDRALGETLLADIQVRRGAGALQSTRRVGPVISGRIYRFFVATDQDAYFD, encoded by the exons ATGGTTTTGATGCACAGTAGCGCAATGGCGACAGGGTGTATCGTACTCGATTCGGACGATGATGACGGGCCGTGTAGTGCCACCGCACGCTCCCAAACGAGCGGTGCCGTGGCGTTCGTCGACTTGTGTAGCGATGCTGACGAAAACGACGCGCACCATGAGCCTCGAGAAGACCAGATGATGACGTCGACAGAGGCACCACCCCGAACAAG CGAGCACAGTGGCGGCAGCAGCATGTCTGTGGGAGAAGTCCGCCTTGGCAGTCTGTGGGACAGTGAAGAAGAGGAGCTACCTCCCCTGTCCGCCAGACTACAGCTGCGCCAGGAGCCACCGCAGCAGTCCACCAG GCCACAGAAACGCAGCTCGGTGCACAAAATTTCGGACAGTGAGGATGAGGACGAGTTCCCAGACGTCGGCCATGTTATCGGGGTGGTTTGCAGTGCGACCTCTTCACTGATGAGCTTGGATATGCCGCCCCCTCCGGCATGCGATGCAGACATTCCT GGGTCGGCAGCATTCACCCTGCTGAAGAAGCCCAAGCGTGCACGCCTCAGTCCCGAAGAGCGCGAGGCTCGTCGTGTGGCCAAGGAGCAGGAGAAGCAACGCAAGGCATGTGTCACCGAGATGGGGCGTGCCACCAAGCCAGGACACTGCATGAAG TATATGACAGTGGTGCTCGACTCCCGCCTGCTGGATGATGAGGCATCTCTGCAGGTGATCTGCGACACACTTGGTCAGGGAGACATCTGTGCGCAAGTGCAGATGCTACCCGTTGAGCGTGCTGTGTGCTGGAAGCGTACTGCACTCTCTCTCACTCAG GACCTGATCTCCAGAGAGCAGGTAGAAGAGCGGGATGTGCTGGTAGTCCTTCCCTGGGACCAGTTCCTGCACCTGGTCTCTTCCCAGAGGCAG GACCCATCGAAGAGGACGCGGTCATCCCTCAGCGAATACATGATGAGTGTTGGTGGAGTCTACCCTGAAAAGAACCTCACTTATGTTGTCTACAGTTTGGAGAAGTACTTCAA AAAGGAGAAAAGCCGGACAAATGCCGAGTATCGTGCCCTGGTGCTGGGATCACAGCCTGTGGTGCGAAGGGACAGGCCAGGTGTCTACGATGGGGCGCCTCTGACCCGCAGAGATATCCAGGAA ACACTGGTGCCTCTGCAGCTGGACTCGGGCGTGACCATCACCACCAAGGAGGACCCCCAGGAGCTGGCCGAGTACCTGGCCAAGCTCACCCGTGCCCTGGCTGAACGGCCGCACAG GGAGGCCAAGCAGAGCCGGCCCCTGCAGCACCTGACAGCTGGCTGCCTCTCCAAGCATGACAGTCTGCGGCGCACATGGCAGGCGCAGCTGGAACAATTTGCCGGCGTCAGCCGGGATGTAGCTGAGGCCATTGTGGGACAGTATCCAGCACCAAGGTTGCTGCTGCAG GCGTACCAGGCGTGCAGGGATCGTGCACTGGGTGAGACACTTCTGGCAGACATCCAG GTGCGGAGAGGAGCAGGTGCTCTGCAGTCAACACGCCGGGTGGGCCCTGTGATATCTGGGCGCATCTACCGCTTCTTTGTGGCGACAGACCAGGACGCTTACTTTGATTGA
- the mms4 gene encoding methyl methanesulfonate sensitivity 4 isoform X6, with product MSVGEVRLGSLWDSEEEELPPLSARLQLRQEPPQQSTRPQKRSSVHKISDSEDEDEFPDVGHVIGVVCSATSSLMSLDMPPPPACDADIPGSAAFTLLKKPKRARLSPEEREARRVAKEQEKQRKACVTEMGRATKPGHCMKYMTVVLDSRLLDDEASLQVICDTLGQGDICAQVQMLPVERAVCWKRTALSLTQDLISREQVEERDVLVVLPWDQFLHLVSSQRQDPSKRTRSSLSEYMMSVGGVYPEKNLTYVVYSLEKYFNCFYRKEKSRTNAEYRALVLGSQPVVRRDRPGVYDGAPLTRRDIQETLVPLQLDSGVTITTKEDPQELAEYLAKLTRALAERPHREAKQSRPLQHLTAGCLSKHDSLRRTWQAQLEQFAGVSRDVAEAIVGQYPAPRLLLQAYQACRDRALGETLLADIQVRRGAGALQSTRRVGPVISGRIYRFFVATDQDAYFD from the exons ATGTCTGTGGGAGAAGTCCGCCTTGGCAGTCTGTGGGACAGTGAAGAAGAGGAGCTACCTCCCCTGTCCGCCAGACTACAGCTGCGCCAGGAGCCACCGCAGCAGTCCACCAG GCCACAGAAACGCAGCTCGGTGCACAAAATTTCGGACAGTGAGGATGAGGACGAGTTCCCAGACGTCGGCCATGTTATCGGGGTGGTTTGCAGTGCGACCTCTTCACTGATGAGCTTGGATATGCCGCCCCCTCCGGCATGCGATGCAGACATTCCT GGGTCGGCAGCATTCACCCTGCTGAAGAAGCCCAAGCGTGCACGCCTCAGTCCCGAAGAGCGCGAGGCTCGTCGTGTGGCCAAGGAGCAGGAGAAGCAACGCAAGGCATGTGTCACCGAGATGGGGCGTGCCACCAAGCCAGGACACTGCATGAAG TATATGACAGTGGTGCTCGACTCCCGCCTGCTGGATGATGAGGCATCTCTGCAGGTGATCTGCGACACACTTGGTCAGGGAGACATCTGTGCGCAAGTGCAGATGCTACCCGTTGAGCGTGCTGTGTGCTGGAAGCGTACTGCACTCTCTCTCACTCAG GACCTGATCTCCAGAGAGCAGGTAGAAGAGCGGGATGTGCTGGTAGTCCTTCCCTGGGACCAGTTCCTGCACCTGGTCTCTTCCCAGAGGCAG GACCCATCGAAGAGGACGCGGTCATCCCTCAGCGAATACATGATGAGTGTTGGTGGAGTCTACCCTGAAAAGAACCTCACTTATGTTGTCTACAGTTTGGAGAAGTACTTCAA CTGTTTCTACAGAAAGGAGAAAAGCCGGACAAATGCCGAGTATCGTGCCCTGGTGCTGGGATCACAGCCTGTGGTGCGAAGGGACAGGCCAGGTGTCTACGATGGGGCGCCTCTGACCCGCAGAGATATCCAGGAA ACACTGGTGCCTCTGCAGCTGGACTCGGGCGTGACCATCACCACCAAGGAGGACCCCCAGGAGCTGGCCGAGTACCTGGCCAAGCTCACCCGTGCCCTGGCTGAACGGCCGCACAG GGAGGCCAAGCAGAGCCGGCCCCTGCAGCACCTGACAGCTGGCTGCCTCTCCAAGCATGACAGTCTGCGGCGCACATGGCAGGCGCAGCTGGAACAATTTGCCGGCGTCAGCCGGGATGTAGCTGAGGCCATTGTGGGACAGTATCCAGCACCAAGGTTGCTGCTGCAG GCGTACCAGGCGTGCAGGGATCGTGCACTGGGTGAGACACTTCTGGCAGACATCCAG GTGCGGAGAGGAGCAGGTGCTCTGCAGTCAACACGCCGGGTGGGCCCTGTGATATCTGGGCGCATCTACCGCTTCTTTGTGGCGACAGACCAGGACGCTTACTTTGATTGA
- the mms4 gene encoding methyl methanesulfonate sensitivity 4 isoform X5 — protein sequence MVLMHSSAMATGCIVLDSDDDDGPCSATARSQTSGAVAFVDLCSDADENDAHHEPREDQMMTSTEAPPRTSIDRDLACFLDNETTLKIFSEHSGGSSMSVGEVRLGSLWDSEEEELPPLSARLQLRQEPPQQSTRPQKRSSVHKISDSEDEDEFPDVGHVIGVVCSATSSLMSLDMPPPPACDADIPGSAAFTLLKKPKRARLSPEEREARRVAKEQEKQRKACVTEMGRATKPGHCMKYMTVVLDSRLLDDEASLQVICDTLGQGDICAQVQMLPVERAVCWKRTALSLTQDLISREQVEERDVLVVLPWDQFLHLVSSQRQDPSKRTRSSLSEYMMSVGGVYPEKNLTYVVYSLEKYFNCFYRKEKSRTNAEYRALVLGSQPVVRRDRPGVYDGAPLTRRDIQETLVPLQLDSGVTITTKEDPQELAEYLAKLTRALAERPHREAKQSRPLQHLTAGCLSKHDSLRRTWQAQLEQFAGVSRDVAEAIVGQYPAPRLLLQAYQACRDRALGETLLADIQC from the exons ATGGTTTTGATGCACAGTAGCGCAATGGCGACAGGGTGTATCGTACTCGATTCGGACGATGATGACGGGCCGTGTAGTGCCACCGCACGCTCCCAAACGAGCGGTGCCGTGGCGTTCGTCGACTTGTGTAGCGATGCTGACGAAAACGACGCGCACCATGAGCCTCGAGAAGACCAGATGATGACGTCGACAGAGGCACCACCCCGAACAAG CATTGACCGTGATCTGGCGTGCTTTCTGGACAACGAGACAACTCTGAAaatttttag CGAGCACAGTGGCGGCAGCAGCATGTCTGTGGGAGAAGTCCGCCTTGGCAGTCTGTGGGACAGTGAAGAAGAGGAGCTACCTCCCCTGTCCGCCAGACTACAGCTGCGCCAGGAGCCACCGCAGCAGTCCACCAG GCCACAGAAACGCAGCTCGGTGCACAAAATTTCGGACAGTGAGGATGAGGACGAGTTCCCAGACGTCGGCCATGTTATCGGGGTGGTTTGCAGTGCGACCTCTTCACTGATGAGCTTGGATATGCCGCCCCCTCCGGCATGCGATGCAGACATTCCT GGGTCGGCAGCATTCACCCTGCTGAAGAAGCCCAAGCGTGCACGCCTCAGTCCCGAAGAGCGCGAGGCTCGTCGTGTGGCCAAGGAGCAGGAGAAGCAACGCAAGGCATGTGTCACCGAGATGGGGCGTGCCACCAAGCCAGGACACTGCATGAAG TATATGACAGTGGTGCTCGACTCCCGCCTGCTGGATGATGAGGCATCTCTGCAGGTGATCTGCGACACACTTGGTCAGGGAGACATCTGTGCGCAAGTGCAGATGCTACCCGTTGAGCGTGCTGTGTGCTGGAAGCGTACTGCACTCTCTCTCACTCAG GACCTGATCTCCAGAGAGCAGGTAGAAGAGCGGGATGTGCTGGTAGTCCTTCCCTGGGACCAGTTCCTGCACCTGGTCTCTTCCCAGAGGCAG GACCCATCGAAGAGGACGCGGTCATCCCTCAGCGAATACATGATGAGTGTTGGTGGAGTCTACCCTGAAAAGAACCTCACTTATGTTGTCTACAGTTTGGAGAAGTACTTCAA CTGTTTCTACAGAAAGGAGAAAAGCCGGACAAATGCCGAGTATCGTGCCCTGGTGCTGGGATCACAGCCTGTGGTGCGAAGGGACAGGCCAGGTGTCTACGATGGGGCGCCTCTGACCCGCAGAGATATCCAGGAA ACACTGGTGCCTCTGCAGCTGGACTCGGGCGTGACCATCACCACCAAGGAGGACCCCCAGGAGCTGGCCGAGTACCTGGCCAAGCTCACCCGTGCCCTGGCTGAACGGCCGCACAG GGAGGCCAAGCAGAGCCGGCCCCTGCAGCACCTGACAGCTGGCTGCCTCTCCAAGCATGACAGTCTGCGGCGCACATGGCAGGCGCAGCTGGAACAATTTGCCGGCGTCAGCCGGGATGTAGCTGAGGCCATTGTGGGACAGTATCCAGCACCAAGGTTGCTGCTGCAG GCGTACCAGGCGTGCAGGGATCGTGCACTGGGTGAGACACTTCTGGCAGACATCCAG
- the LOC144100763 gene encoding protein FAM133B-like — protein sequence MGKRDTRYAFMNPIAMARQRGPSGPSGPTIRDYLSRNRPSWEEVKRIIEKKKQGSSTLAAWEEEHMNSRFAEELRKNRERIMAAAASSETEDSSKKRRRSSSSGSSSSDEERKERKKRRCKHRSSKSPDHSKRKHKKKAKKKHKRHKD from the coding sequence ATGGGCAAGCGCGACACGCGGTACGCGTTCATGAACCCGATCGCCATGGCGCGCCAGCGGGGTCCGTCGGGACCCAGCGGCCCGACAATCAGGGACTACCTGAGCCGCAACCGGCCCAGCTGGGAGGAGGTGAAGCGGATAATCGAGAAGAAGAAGCAGGGCTCGAGCACGTTGGCCGCCTGGGAGGAGGAACACATGAACAGCCGGTTCGCGGAGGAACTGCGCAAGAACCGCGAGCGCATAATGGCCGCCGCCGCCTCGTCGGAGACCGAGGACAGCAGCAAGAAGCGTCGCCGCAGCTCGAGCAGCGGTAGTTCGTCGTCGGACGAGGAGCGGAAAGAGCGCAAGAAGAGGCGCTGCAAGCATCGCAGCAGCAAGTCGCCTGACCACTCCAAGAGGAAGCATAAAAAGAAGGCCAAGAAGAAGCACAAGCGACACAAGGATTGA